The genomic window aacattgttttccctttttgttattttagtatgtcgtagttcttttaatttgaatttccctaataagaaatgattttcagcattttttcaaataattatatttttaatttcttcatttgaaaactgctcatACCGCCTCCCCGGGATCCCAAGAGAAGAAGCCGGAGGCCTGGAGGCACCGCAGGGCCGGGCCATGGCGCTGCGGGTGCTGTTGGGCCACGCCGGGGGGCCGCTGCTGCTGACCTCAGCCTCCTCCGGGCCGCGGGGCTGTGGCCCCAGCCCGTGTCCGTGCGGCAGTCCTCCAGGCTGCTGCGTCTCCCCCGCGGCAGCTTCGAGATCACCCACGACCCCCACTCTTCCGCGGGCCCCAACTGCTTTCTCCTGCAGGAAGCTTTCCGCCGCTATCATGAATATGTTTTTGGCTATTCCAAGAGTTCAGAGGATCATTTCAAACTTTTCCATGGAACCGAACTACAACAACTTCTTGTCATTAATTACCTCGGACTCAGAATGCAAGGACAGCACTTCTGATGAGTCTTATAAACTGGTTGTTAAGACACCTGTGGCAGTACTACAAGCTAGAAAGGTTTGGGGTGCCTTACAAGGTTTGGAGACTTTCAGCCAGTTAGTTTATAGAGATGCTTATGGAGCTCATGTGGTCAACGAGACAGAAGTGACTGACTTTCCAAGGTTTAATTATAGAGGAATTTTAATTGATACATCCAGACACTATCTGCCACTGAAGACTATTCTTACAACTCTGGATGGcatggcatttaataaatttaatgttCTTCATTGGCATATAGTGGATGACCATTCCTTCCCATATCAGAGTGCAACTTTTCCAGAGTTAAGCAAGGAAGGAGCCTATTCTCATGCCCATGTTTATACCCAAACTGATGTCAAAATTGTGCTTGAATATGCTTGCATACGAGGAATCAGAGTTATCCCAGTTTTTGATACTCCAGGTCATACAAACTCCTGGGGTCCAGGTCAGAAAGACCTCTTGACACCTTGTTATAAAGGAGCAGTGAAGATTGATAATTTTGGACCTGTAAATCCGATTTTAAATACAACCTATGAGTTCATgtcaaaatttttcaaagaaactaGTCAAGTGTTTCCAGATAAGTACATCCATCTGGGAGGAGATAAAGTAGACTTCACTTGCTGGAAATCAAATCCAGATGTGGCAGAATTTGTGCAGCAACAAGGCTTTGGTCAAGATTATAAGAAACTCGAATCTTACCATATTCAGAAGCTTATAGACATTGTTTCATCTGCAAACAAAGGATACATGGTTTGGCAAGAAGTTTTTGATAATGGAGTCAAGCTTAAGGAAGACACTATAGTTGAAATATGGATACAGTCTAATTATGCTATAGAGCTACAGAAAGTTACAGAAGCTGGATATACTGCAGTCCTTGCAGCCCCATGGTATCTAGACTATATTAGTTATGGACAAGATTGGAAGAAGTATTATACTGTGGAACCCCTGGATTTTGTGGGGAATAAAACTCAGAAAGATCTAGTAATTGGTGGATCAGCTGCCCTGTGGGGAAAATTCGTGGATGCAACTAATATTTCTCCAAGATTATGGCTTCGAGCAAGTACTGTAGGAGAACGCCTTTGGAGCCCTCAAAATGTCCGAAACCTGGATGATGCTTACAGCAGATTGACAGAACATCGCTGCCGCATGCTCAGACGTGGAATAGCAGCACAACCTCTTTATGCTGGATATTGTGAAATGTGAAGTGCCCAAATAGAGTGGAATGGAGAACAAATAATTCTAGTTGAGGTTTGAATTGTGATCACcttaattttgaaattatgtaaattaaaatatgaactaaatttttataaataaaatatatctttgtgaaaagaaaaaaaaagataaagaaaactgctcatatcttttgaacattaatcagtgggaatgacttgtaaccttataaatttgatgcagttctctctatattttagaaaggagaaaattatcAGAATCCTTAACTGTGAAAATTATCTTTCAGCTTTCTAtttgtcttctaattttgacagcattagtttcattagtgcaaaaccttattaatttaatatgctcaaaatcattcattttgtaatttataatgtactctaattttttagtcataaa from Macrotis lagotis isolate mMagLag1 chromosome 2, bilby.v1.9.chrom.fasta, whole genome shotgun sequence includes these protein-coding regions:
- the LOC141511099 gene encoding beta-hexosaminidase subunit beta-like — protein: MAFNKFNVLHWHIVDDHSFPYQSATFPELSKEGAYSHAHVYTQTDVKIVLEYACIRGIRVIPVFDTPGHTNSWGPGQKDLLTPCYKGAVKIDNFGPVNPILNTTYEFMSKFFKETSQVFPDKYIHLGGDKVDFTCWKSNPDVAEFVQQQGFGQDYKKLESYHIQKLIDIVSSANKGYMVWQEVFDNGVKLKEDTIVEIWIQSNYAIELQKVTEAGYTAVLAAPWYLDYISYGQDWKKYYTVEPLDFVGNKTQKDLVIGGSAALWGKFVDATNISPRLWLRASTVGERLWSPQNVRNLDDAYSRLTEHRCRMLRRGIAAQPLYAGYCEM